Proteins encoded in a region of the Mucilaginibacter sabulilitoris genome:
- a CDS encoding sterol desaturase family protein, giving the protein MDFLDAVFKQFVGFFGFHNLIEIIKSGDYDKLLTYEGFQSLIFPIMPFLLVLEIIRAAFFRRFKVISYKLPFFSYVLNAFIGRVIAIAMVGICIGLFEKYAIFKISFTWYWFIYGYIVWEFGHFLYHYWGHKVRLFWCLHSTHHAPESMNLSISYAHFFLEGPYADFIRTTVCILLGVPPAMLFVIMFIDGFWGGLIHIGENLVEDGRLGFLNNIILTPSHHRVHHAKNPLYMDTNFCNLLNIWDKVFKTYQPEDRSIPIEYGISRPMIKNSFLDAYFGEIVALAKDVYRAPGIKNKFLYMFMPPGWSHTGDHKMTTVVKKKYFEELQQNGATPAKEKADLAEPKSGEPVLS; this is encoded by the coding sequence ATGGATTTTTTAGATGCCGTATTTAAACAGTTTGTAGGATTTTTTGGCTTCCACAATTTAATTGAGATCATCAAATCTGGCGATTACGACAAGTTGCTCACCTATGAGGGTTTCCAATCCCTTATATTTCCAATAATGCCATTTCTATTGGTGCTTGAAATTATACGCGCAGCCTTTTTCAGGCGATTTAAGGTTATTAGCTATAAGCTGCCTTTCTTCTCCTATGTTTTAAACGCCTTTATAGGCCGGGTAATTGCCATTGCAATGGTTGGCATTTGTATTGGGCTGTTTGAAAAATATGCCATTTTTAAAATTTCGTTCACCTGGTACTGGTTTATTTATGGCTATATAGTTTGGGAGTTCGGTCATTTCCTGTACCATTACTGGGGGCATAAGGTTAGGTTGTTCTGGTGCCTGCACTCTACTCATCACGCGCCCGAGAGCATGAACCTTTCTATTAGCTATGCACATTTCTTCTTAGAAGGGCCATATGCCGATTTTATCCGTACCACAGTTTGTATCTTATTAGGCGTACCACCGGCTATGCTGTTTGTGATCATGTTTATTGATGGTTTCTGGGGTGGTTTAATCCATATCGGCGAAAATCTGGTAGAAGACGGCCGTCTTGGCTTTTTGAATAACATCATCCTTACCCCATCGCACCACCGGGTTCACCATGCCAAAAATCCGCTTTACATGGATACCAATTTTTGTAACCTGCTCAATATCTGGGATAAAGTATTTAAAACCTATCAGCCCGAAGACCGCAGCATACCTATTGAGTATGGCATCAGCCGGCCGATGATAAAAAACAGTTTCCTGGATGCTTATTTTGGAGAGATAGTAGCGCTTGCTAAAGACGTTTACAGGGCACCTGGTATCAAAAATAAATTCCTTTACATGTTTATGCCTCCGGGATGGAGCCATACCGGCGATCATAAAATGACAACCGTAGTAAAAAAGAAATATTTTGAAGAGCTCCAGCAAAACGGAGCGACACCAGCGAAAGAGAAAGCCGATTTGGCCGAACCGAAAAGCGGCGAGCCCGTGTTATCATAA
- a CDS encoding winged helix-turn-helix domain-containing protein — MSNPIFKLNGRVWIETGDEKILGHGRVELLERIQASGSIRQAALQMKMSYKQAWDLVNHMNDKFGQPLVTSQRGGKGGGKAVVTDHGLKIISQFHSLHQKLSDFLKENTENLSF, encoded by the coding sequence ATGAGCAATCCTATATTTAAATTAAACGGCAGGGTTTGGATAGAAACCGGTGATGAAAAAATACTTGGTCATGGGCGCGTTGAACTGCTGGAGCGCATACAGGCATCAGGCTCAATAAGGCAGGCTGCCCTGCAAATGAAAATGTCATACAAACAAGCGTGGGACCTGGTAAATCACATGAACGATAAATTCGGGCAGCCTTTGGTTACCTCTCAGCGAGGTGGTAAAGGCGGAGGTAAAGCGGTTGTTACCGACCATGGCTTAAAAATAATTAGCCAGTTTCATTCCCTGCATCAAAAACTAAGCGATTTTCTGAAGGAAAACACAGAAAATTTAAGTTTCTAA